A genomic stretch from Tamandua tetradactyla isolate mTamTet1 chromosome 15, mTamTet1.pri, whole genome shotgun sequence includes:
- the LOC143657111 gene encoding IQ domain-containing protein F5-like, whose product MEEEQPKEISDPTKQDQPQKDVKLTVVPSAKLTTEEKIKAEVVAPVETHLQKGDNKKFTKFPPKQKEVPGNDLQAIRIQAWWRGTLVRRTLLHAALRAWIIQSWWRVTLVRLLENRRREALKTFSRREWAVVRLQSWVRMWYIRRRYCHLLSSVRIIQAFWRCRSCASRGFLKGHYKVTANQLHLELEVLLGSGPCIVTECIPLPIKE is encoded by the exons ATG GAGGAAGAACAACCTAAAGAAATTAGTGACCCCACTAAACAGGATCAGCCTCAGAAGGATGTGAAGTTAACTGTGGTACCCTCAGCAAAATTGACCACAGAGGAAAAGATTAAG GCTGAAGTTGTTGCTCcagtggagacacatctacaGAAAGGAGATAATAAGAAGTTCACAAAA ttccccccaaaacaaaaggaGGTCCCTGGTAATGATCTGCAAGCTATAAGGATCCAGGCCTGGTGGCGCGGCACCCTGGTGCGCCGGACGCTGCTGCACGCGGCCCTCAGGGCCTGGATCATCCAGAGCTGGTGGCGGGTGACGCTGGTGAGGCTGCTGGAGAACAGGCGGCGGGAGGCCCTGAAGACCTTCTCGCGCCGGGAGTGGGCGGTGGTCAGGCTGCAGTCCTGGGTCCGCATGTGGTACATCCGTAGGCGCTACTGCCACTTGCTCAGCTCGGTCCGCATCATCCAGGCCTTCTGGCGGTGCCGCTCCTGTGCTTCCCGGGGGTTCCTGAAGGGCCACTACAAAGTCACAGCCAATCAACTGCATCTTGAACTGGAGGTGTTGCTGGGCTCAGGGCCTTGCATTGTGACAGAGTGTATTCCCCTCCCAATAAAGGAGTGA